One window of Klebsiella quasivariicola genomic DNA carries:
- the nuoM gene encoding NADH-quinone oxidoreductase subunit M, which translates to MLLPWLILIPFIGGFLCWQTERFGVKVPRWIALITMGLTLVLGLQLWMQGGYSLTQSAGIPQWQSEFVLPWIPRFGISIHLAIDGLSLLMVVLTGLLGVLAVLCSWREIEKYQGFFHLNLMWILGGVIGVFLAIDMFLFFFFWEMMLVPMYFLIALWGHKASDGKTRITAATKFFIYTQASGLVMLIAILALAFVHFNATGVWTFNYEDLLKTPMSHGVEYLLMLGFFIAFAVKMPVVPLHGWLPDAHSQAPTAGSVDLAGILLKTAAYGLLRFALPLFPNASAEFAPIAMWLGVIGIFYGAWMAFAQTDIKRLIAYTSVSHMGFVLIAIYTGSQLAYQGAVIQMIAHGLSAAGLFILCGQLYERLHTRDMRQMGGLWSKIKWLPAMSMFFAVATLGMPGTGNFVGEFMILFGSYKVVPVITIISTFGLVFASVYSLSMLHRAYFGKAKSEVAAKELPGMSLRELSIILLLVVLLVLLGFFPQPILDTSHAAMSNIQQWFVNSVSTTRP; encoded by the coding sequence ATGTTACTACCCTGGCTAATATTAATTCCCTTCATCGGCGGCTTCCTGTGCTGGCAGACCGAACGCTTTGGCGTGAAAGTGCCGCGCTGGATCGCGCTGATTACCATGGGACTGACGCTGGTGCTTGGCCTGCAGCTGTGGATGCAGGGCGGCTATTCTCTGACGCAATCCGCGGGTATTCCGCAATGGCAGTCGGAATTCGTGCTGCCGTGGATCCCACGCTTTGGCATTAGCATCCATCTGGCGATTGACGGCCTGTCACTGCTGATGGTGGTGCTGACCGGCCTGCTCGGCGTGCTGGCGGTGCTCTGTTCGTGGCGTGAAATCGAAAAATACCAGGGCTTTTTCCACCTCAACCTGATGTGGATCCTGGGCGGCGTCATCGGAGTGTTCCTCGCCATCGACATGTTCCTGTTCTTCTTCTTCTGGGAAATGATGTTGGTGCCGATGTACTTCCTGATCGCGCTGTGGGGTCACAAAGCCTCTGACGGTAAAACGCGTATCACGGCAGCCACCAAGTTCTTCATCTATACCCAGGCGAGCGGCCTGGTGATGCTGATCGCTATTCTGGCGCTGGCCTTCGTCCACTTCAACGCCACCGGCGTGTGGACCTTCAACTATGAAGATCTGCTGAAAACCCCAATGTCTCACGGCGTGGAATACCTGCTGATGCTCGGCTTCTTCATCGCTTTCGCGGTGAAAATGCCGGTGGTCCCGCTGCACGGCTGGCTGCCGGACGCCCACTCCCAGGCACCGACTGCTGGTTCCGTCGACCTCGCGGGCATCTTGCTGAAAACCGCGGCCTACGGTCTGCTGCGCTTTGCGCTGCCGTTGTTCCCGAACGCCTCCGCTGAGTTTGCGCCCATCGCCATGTGGCTGGGTGTGATCGGTATCTTCTACGGCGCGTGGATGGCCTTCGCCCAGACCGATATCAAACGCCTGATCGCCTACACCTCTGTGTCCCACATGGGCTTCGTGCTGATTGCAATCTACACCGGTAGCCAGCTGGCGTATCAAGGCGCGGTGATCCAGATGATTGCCCACGGTCTGTCCGCGGCGGGTCTGTTTATTCTGTGCGGTCAGCTGTACGAACGTCTGCACACCCGCGATATGCGCCAGATGGGCGGCTTGTGGAGCAAAATTAAATGGCTGCCGGCGATGTCGATGTTCTTCGCTGTCGCCACCCTGGGGATGCCGGGTACCGGTAACTTCGTCGGCGAATTTATGATCCTGTTCGGCAGCTATAAAGTGGTGCCGGTGATCACCATTATCTCGACATTTGGTCTGGTATTCGCGTCTGTTTACTCGCTGTCGATGCTGCATCGCGCCTACTTCGGTAAAGCGAAAAGCGAAGTGGCGGCGAAAGAGTTGCCGGGGATGTCCCTGCGTGAACTGTCTATCATCCTGCTGCTGGTGGTGCTGCTGGTGCTGTTGGGCTTCTTCCCGCAGCCGATCCTCGACACCTCGCATGCTGCGATGAGCAACATTCAGCAGTGGTTTGTTAATTCTGTTTCTACTACAAGGCCGTAA
- the nuoN gene encoding NADH-quinone oxidoreductase subunit NuoN, with amino-acid sequence MTITPQQLIALLPLLIVGLTVVVVMLSIAWRRNHFLNATLSVIGLNAALVSLWFVGQNGAMDVTPLIRVDGYAMLYTGLVLLASLATCTFAYPWLEGYKDNKEEFYLLVLIAALGGILLAGANHLAALFLGIELISLPLFGLVGYAFRQKRSLEASIKYTILSAAASSFLLFGMALVYANSGNLSFLALGKSLADNMLHEPLLLAGLGLMIVGLGFKLSLVPFHLWTPDVYQGAPAPVSTFLATASKIAIFGVVMRLFLYMPVGNSEAVRVVLGLIAFASIIFGNLMALSQTNIKRLLGYSSISHLGYLLVALIALQSGEMSMEAVGVYLAGYLFSSLGAFGVVSLMSSPYRGPDADSLFSYRGLFWHRPILSAVMTVMMLSLAGIPMTLGFIGKFYVLAVGVHAHLWWLVAAVVVGSAIGLYYYLRVAVSLYLSAPEQLNRDAPSNWQYSAGGIVVLISALLVLVLGIWPQPLISIVQLATPLM; translated from the coding sequence ATGACAATAACTCCACAACAACTGATCGCACTGCTACCGCTGCTGATCGTCGGCTTGACGGTGGTGGTTGTGATGCTCTCCATTGCGTGGCGACGCAATCATTTTCTCAATGCCACGCTGTCGGTCATCGGACTTAACGCCGCGCTGGTCTCGCTCTGGTTTGTTGGCCAGAACGGGGCCATGGACGTCACCCCGCTGATCCGCGTTGACGGCTACGCCATGCTCTATACCGGGCTGGTGCTGCTGGCGAGCCTCGCGACCTGTACTTTCGCCTACCCATGGCTTGAGGGTTACAAGGACAATAAAGAAGAGTTCTACCTGCTGGTGCTGATCGCCGCCCTGGGTGGCATTCTGCTGGCCGGCGCCAATCATCTGGCTGCGCTGTTCCTCGGCATCGAGTTGATCTCGCTGCCGCTGTTCGGCCTGGTCGGCTACGCCTTCCGCCAGAAGCGTTCGCTGGAAGCGAGCATCAAATACACTATCCTCTCCGCCGCAGCGTCTTCTTTCCTGCTGTTCGGTATGGCGCTGGTGTATGCGAACTCCGGCAACCTGTCCTTCCTCGCGCTGGGCAAAAGCCTGGCGGACAACATGCTGCACGAGCCGCTGCTGCTGGCGGGTCTTGGCCTGATGATTGTCGGTCTTGGCTTTAAACTGTCGCTGGTGCCGTTCCACCTGTGGACGCCGGACGTTTACCAGGGGGCGCCTGCGCCGGTCTCCACCTTCCTGGCGACCGCCAGCAAGATCGCTATCTTCGGCGTAGTGATGCGTTTGTTCCTGTACATGCCGGTGGGCAACAGCGAAGCGGTACGCGTGGTGCTGGGCCTGATCGCCTTCGCCTCTATCATCTTCGGTAACCTGATGGCGCTGAGCCAGACCAACATTAAGCGCCTGCTCGGTTACTCTTCCATCTCCCATCTCGGCTATCTGCTGGTGGCGCTGATTGCCCTGCAGAGCGGTGAAATGTCGATGGAAGCCGTGGGCGTCTACCTGGCCGGTTACCTGTTCAGCAGCCTCGGCGCGTTCGGCGTGGTCAGCCTGATGTCCAGCCCGTACCGCGGCCCGGATGCTGACTCGCTGTTCTCCTACCGCGGCCTGTTCTGGCACCGTCCGATCCTGTCGGCTGTGATGACGGTGATGATGCTCTCCCTGGCCGGCATCCCGATGACCCTCGGCTTTATCGGTAAGTTCTACGTGCTGGCCGTCGGTGTGCATGCGCATCTGTGGTGGCTGGTTGCCGCGGTGGTTGTCGGCTCGGCGATCGGTCTCTACTACTACCTGCGCGTGGCAGTGAGCCTGTACCTGAGCGCGCCGGAGCAACTGAATCGCGATGCGCCGTCCAACTGGCAGTACAGCGCCGGCGGTATCGTGGTGCTGATCTCCGCGCTGCTGGTGCTGGTGCTCGGTATCTGGCCGCAGCCGCTGATTAGCATCGTGCAGCTGGCGACGCCGCTGATGTAA
- the rnz gene encoding ribonuclease Z: MELTFLGTSAGVPTRTRNMTSIILNLQQPTRAEMWLFDCGEGTQHQFLHTPYHPGKLNKIFITHLHGDHLFGLPGLLCSRSMQGNSLPLTLYGPKGLKEFVETALRLSGSWTDYPLTIIEVGPGLLFDEEGYRVTAFPLSHPVECYGYRIEQHDKPGTLDAARLIADGVPSGPLFHQLKRGQRVTLEDGRIIDGSRYLGPATPGKTLAIFGDTAPCPQALEMARGADVMVHETTLEQAMAEKANSRGHSSSQQTATLAKEAGVGTLIATHFSSRYDAEGCLRMLAECREVFANTLLAEDFMVYRLA, from the coding sequence ATGGAATTAACTTTTTTGGGGACATCCGCCGGGGTGCCGACCCGCACGCGTAATATGACGTCGATAATACTCAATTTGCAACAGCCGACCCGCGCCGAAATGTGGTTGTTTGACTGCGGCGAAGGGACCCAGCATCAGTTTCTGCACACGCCCTATCATCCCGGCAAACTCAATAAAATTTTTATTACCCATCTGCACGGTGACCACCTGTTCGGCCTGCCCGGCCTGCTGTGCAGCCGTTCAATGCAGGGGAACTCTCTGCCCCTCACCCTCTACGGGCCAAAAGGGCTCAAAGAGTTTGTTGAGACCGCGCTGCGCCTGAGCGGTTCGTGGACCGACTATCCGCTCACCATCATCGAAGTCGGCCCCGGCCTGCTCTTCGACGAAGAGGGCTATCGGGTGACGGCGTTCCCGCTCAGCCATCCGGTGGAGTGTTACGGCTATCGCATTGAGCAGCATGATAAGCCCGGCACCCTGGACGCCGCCCGGCTGATTGCCGACGGCGTGCCTTCAGGACCGCTGTTTCATCAGCTCAAGCGCGGCCAGCGCGTCACGCTGGAAGATGGTCGGATCATCGACGGCAGCCGCTATCTGGGCCCCGCCACGCCGGGTAAAACGCTGGCCATTTTTGGCGATACCGCCCCTTGCCCGCAGGCGCTGGAGATGGCGCGCGGCGCGGATGTGATGGTCCACGAGACCACCCTTGAACAGGCGATGGCGGAGAAAGCCAATAGCCGCGGCCACTCCTCCAGCCAGCAGACCGCGACGCTTGCCAAAGAAGCGGGGGTCGGCACGCTAATCGCCACCCACTTTAGCTCGCGCTACGATGCCGAAGGCTGCCTGCGCATGCTGGCGGAATGCCGGGAAGTTTTCGCCAATACGCTACTGGCGGAGGATTTTATGGTCTATCGGCTGGCGTAA
- a CDS encoding GNAT family N-acetyltransferase, with the protein MMTWQDLHHSELTVPQLYALLKLRSEVFVVEQQCVYQDVDGDDLVGENRHLLGWRDGELLAYARILKSEEEFAPVVIGRVIVSPAARGEKLGYQLMEQALASCQQHWPQKAIYLGAQAHLQSFYAHFGFTPVTEVYDEDGIPHIGMARENHAV; encoded by the coding sequence ATGATGACCTGGCAGGATCTCCACCATAGTGAACTCACCGTTCCCCAGCTGTATGCGCTGCTGAAATTGCGCAGCGAAGTTTTTGTCGTGGAGCAGCAGTGCGTTTATCAGGATGTCGACGGCGATGATTTAGTCGGCGAAAATCGCCATCTGCTCGGCTGGCGCGATGGCGAACTGCTGGCCTACGCGCGGATCCTCAAAAGCGAAGAAGAGTTTGCGCCGGTGGTGATTGGCCGGGTCATCGTCAGCCCCGCCGCGCGCGGTGAGAAGCTCGGCTATCAGCTGATGGAGCAGGCGCTGGCCAGCTGTCAGCAACACTGGCCCCAAAAGGCGATTTACCTCGGCGCCCAGGCGCACCTGCAATCTTTTTACGCACACTTCGGTTTTACGCCAGTGACCGAGGTCTATGATGAGGATGGCATCCCGCACATCGGGATGGCGCGGGAAAACCATGCTGTCTGA
- the menF gene encoding isochorismate synthase MenF yields MLSVSTALARLSDGLDESFPDSPGTRIIDIAFPLNDAFDPLLWCGQQPQWPQFYWQQRNGDEELATLGAVKTFSSLDAANRFLRQAGQQDLRICGLNAFEPQQGCLVLPRLEWRRCGGRAVLRLVLHSDLSLRDDAAAARVFLASLSTAQATPGAIPSPLSERHSSDYPQWQAMIARATEAISAGEMDKVVLARATDLQFAAPLDAVSIMAASRSSNLNCFHFLMAFNARQAFFGSTPERLLRRRGTLLRTEALAGTVANHLDDAKAQQLADWLMKDDKNQRENMLVVEDICQRLQSEASTLDVLPPQVVRLRKVQHLRRCIWTELAEPDDSRCLLQLQPTAAVAGLPRRAALAFIQRHEPFSREWYAGSAGYLSLAQSEFCVALRSAKVENDTLRLYAGAGIVSGSDAQQEWQEIDNKAAGLRSLLCP; encoded by the coding sequence GTGCTGTCTGTTTCCACTGCGCTGGCCCGTTTATCTGACGGCCTGGATGAGTCCTTTCCTGACTCGCCCGGCACGCGAATTATCGATATTGCCTTTCCGCTGAATGATGCCTTCGATCCGCTGCTGTGGTGTGGCCAGCAGCCGCAATGGCCGCAGTTTTACTGGCAGCAGCGTAATGGCGATGAGGAACTGGCGACGCTGGGGGCGGTAAAAACCTTTTCCTCGCTCGACGCGGCGAACCGCTTTTTACGCCAGGCCGGGCAGCAGGATCTGCGTATCTGCGGCCTGAATGCGTTCGAACCGCAGCAGGGTTGCCTGGTGCTGCCGCGACTGGAGTGGCGTCGGTGCGGCGGCAGGGCCGTGCTGCGGCTGGTGCTCCATAGCGACCTTTCCCTGCGCGACGATGCCGCGGCGGCGCGCGTGTTTCTCGCCAGCCTGAGCACCGCTCAGGCGACCCCTGGCGCCATCCCGTCTCCGCTGAGCGAGCGCCACTCATCCGATTATCCTCAGTGGCAGGCAATGATTGCGCGGGCCACCGAGGCAATTAGCGCCGGTGAAATGGATAAAGTGGTGCTGGCGCGGGCAACTGACCTGCAGTTTGCCGCCCCGTTAGATGCCGTGAGCATTATGGCGGCCAGCCGCAGCAGCAATCTCAACTGTTTTCATTTCCTGATGGCGTTCAATGCCCGGCAGGCGTTTTTCGGCTCCACGCCGGAGCGGCTGTTGCGCCGGCGCGGCACACTGCTGCGCACCGAAGCGCTGGCGGGAACCGTTGCAAACCATCTGGACGACGCGAAGGCGCAGCAGCTGGCCGACTGGTTAATGAAAGACGACAAAAACCAACGGGAAAACATGCTGGTGGTGGAGGATATTTGCCAGCGCCTGCAGAGTGAGGCCTCGACGCTGGACGTCCTGCCACCGCAGGTGGTGAGGCTGCGTAAGGTGCAGCATCTCCGACGCTGCATCTGGACCGAGCTGGCGGAGCCCGACGACAGCCGCTGTCTGCTGCAGCTGCAGCCCACCGCCGCGGTGGCAGGCCTGCCACGCCGGGCGGCGCTGGCGTTCATTCAGCGCCATGAACCGTTTTCCCGCGAATGGTATGCCGGTTCCGCTGGCTATTTGTCGCTGGCGCAAAGCGAGTTTTGCGTGGCGCTGCGTTCGGCGAAAGTTGAGAACGACACCCTGCGACTGTATGCCGGGGCGGGGATCGTCAGCGGCTCCGATGCGCAGCAGGAGTGGCAGGAGATTGACAACAAAGCGGCCGGGCTGCGCTCGCTGCTCTGTCCATAA
- the menD gene encoding 2-succinyl-5-enolpyruvyl-6-hydroxy-3-cyclohexene-1-carboxylic-acid synthase: MSVSAFNRRWAAVILEALTRHGVQHICIAPGSRSTPLTLAAAENRAFIHHTHFDERGLGHLALGLAKASRQPVAVIVTSGTATANLYPALIEAGLTGEKLILLTADRPPELIDCGANQAIRQPGMFASHPSQTISLPRPSQDISARWLVSTIDQALGALHAGGVHINCPFAEPLYGDMDDTGLEWQQQLGNWWQSDKPWLRQALQMESEKQRDWFFWRQKRGVVVAGRMSAAEGKKVAEWAQTLGWPLIGDVLSQTGQPLPCADLWLGNGKAVSELAQAQIIVQLGSSLTGKRVLQWQATCEPDEYWLVDNLPGRLDPAQHRGRRLFSSVERWLELHPAEKRQPWATDIPELSRQAWQAAVASSEPFGEAQLAQRIRRYLPEQGQLFVGNSLVVRLIDALGQLPAGYPVYSNRGASGIDGLIATAAGVQRASARPTLAIVGDLSALYDLNSLALLRQVSAPLVLIVVNNNGGQIFSMLPTPQDERRQFYLMPQDVDFSHAAAMFGLAYHRPDDWQSLDEALAGAWRRAGATVIELAVNETDGTQTLQQLLAQVSRL; this comes from the coding sequence ATGTCAGTAAGCGCATTTAACCGACGCTGGGCGGCGGTGATTCTGGAAGCTTTAACGCGCCACGGCGTACAGCATATCTGCATCGCGCCGGGCTCGCGTTCGACACCCTTAACCCTGGCGGCGGCGGAAAACCGCGCCTTTATCCATCATACCCATTTTGACGAACGCGGCCTCGGCCACCTGGCGCTCGGTCTGGCGAAGGCCAGCCGGCAGCCGGTGGCGGTGATTGTTACCTCCGGGACTGCCACTGCGAACCTCTATCCGGCGCTGATTGAGGCGGGCCTCACCGGGGAAAAGCTGATCCTGCTAACCGCCGACCGCCCGCCGGAGCTGATCGACTGCGGCGCGAACCAGGCCATCCGCCAGCCGGGGATGTTTGCCTCCCATCCGTCGCAGACGATTTCCCTGCCGCGTCCCTCACAGGATATTTCCGCCCGCTGGCTGGTCTCGACCATTGACCAGGCGCTGGGGGCGCTGCACGCCGGTGGGGTGCATATTAACTGCCCGTTCGCTGAGCCGCTATATGGCGATATGGACGATACCGGGCTGGAGTGGCAACAGCAGCTCGGTAACTGGTGGCAGAGCGATAAACCCTGGCTGCGCCAGGCGCTGCAGATGGAGAGTGAGAAACAGCGCGACTGGTTCTTCTGGCGGCAAAAGCGCGGCGTCGTGGTCGCGGGCAGGATGAGCGCCGCGGAAGGTAAAAAAGTGGCTGAATGGGCGCAGACCCTCGGCTGGCCGCTGATCGGCGATGTCCTGTCGCAGACCGGGCAGCCGCTGCCGTGCGCCGATCTGTGGCTGGGTAACGGCAAAGCGGTCAGCGAGCTGGCGCAGGCGCAAATCATCGTCCAGCTCGGCAGCAGCCTGACCGGCAAACGCGTGCTGCAGTGGCAGGCCACCTGTGAGCCGGATGAGTACTGGCTGGTGGATAATCTGCCCGGTCGCCTCGATCCGGCGCAGCACCGCGGTCGTCGTCTGTTCTCAAGCGTTGAGCGCTGGCTTGAACTGCATCCGGCGGAGAAACGCCAGCCGTGGGCGACGGACATTCCTGAGCTCTCCCGCCAGGCGTGGCAGGCCGCGGTCGCCAGCAGCGAACCTTTTGGCGAAGCGCAGCTGGCGCAGCGTATTCGGCGCTACCTACCGGAGCAGGGGCAACTTTTCGTCGGCAACAGCCTGGTAGTACGCCTGATCGACGCCCTGGGGCAACTACCGGCCGGGTATCCGGTCTACAGCAACCGCGGCGCCAGCGGGATTGATGGCTTGATCGCCACTGCCGCCGGCGTACAGCGCGCCAGCGCGCGGCCGACGTTAGCGATCGTCGGCGATCTGTCGGCGTTATACGATCTCAACTCGCTGGCCCTGCTGCGTCAGGTATCGGCGCCGCTGGTGCTGATCGTAGTGAACAACAACGGTGGGCAGATCTTCTCCATGCTGCCGACGCCGCAGGACGAGCGTCGGCAGTTCTATTTAATGCCGCAGGACGTCGATTTTAGCCACGCGGCGGCGATGTTCGGCCTGGCCTATCATCGCCCTGATGACTGGCAGTCGCTGGATGAGGCGCTGGCCGGCGCCTGGCGCCGCGCCGGGGCGACGGTGATTGAGCTGGCGGTCAATGAGACCGACGGCACGCAGACGCTCCAGCAACTGCTGGCGCAGGTAAGCCGCCTGTGA
- the menH gene encoding 2-succinyl-6-hydroxy-2,4-cyclohexadiene-1-carboxylate synthase yields MILSATVENGQPGYPWLVFLHGFSGDRNEWREVGDAFPAWPRLYLDLPGHGGSADIAVQDFSAVNALLQATLDSYNIHKYWLIGYSLGGRVAMNFACQPRAGLRGLIVEGGHPGLQDEEARQARRSNDSAWAARLRREPLTQVFTDWYQQPVFASLNAAQRESLVALRSRNNGATLAAMLEATSLARQADLRTSLQARNFCFHYLCGERDAKFCAIAQALAADLHLIHHAGHNAHRDNPAAVIACLAQILAS; encoded by the coding sequence GTGATCCTTAGCGCTACTGTCGAAAACGGCCAGCCGGGCTATCCCTGGTTGGTGTTCCTGCACGGTTTTTCCGGTGACCGCAATGAGTGGCGGGAAGTAGGTGACGCTTTTCCTGCCTGGCCGCGGCTGTATCTGGATCTGCCGGGCCACGGCGGCTCCGCGGATATCGCGGTACAGGATTTTTCCGCAGTCAATGCCCTGCTGCAGGCTACGCTTGATAGTTACAACATACATAAGTATTGGCTGATCGGCTACTCGCTGGGCGGCCGGGTGGCGATGAACTTTGCCTGCCAGCCGCGCGCGGGCCTGCGCGGGCTGATTGTCGAGGGCGGACATCCGGGCCTGCAGGATGAAGAGGCCCGGCAGGCGAGACGCAGCAATGACAGCGCCTGGGCGGCGCGTCTCCGCCGCGAGCCGTTAACCCAGGTCTTTACCGACTGGTATCAGCAACCGGTCTTCGCTTCGCTGAATGCCGCGCAGCGTGAGTCTTTGGTCGCCTTACGTAGCCGCAATAACGGCGCGACGCTGGCGGCGATGCTAGAGGCGACCTCCCTTGCCCGGCAGGCCGATCTGCGCACCTCTCTGCAGGCGCGCAATTTTTGTTTTCACTACCTGTGCGGCGAACGCGACGCAAAGTTTTGCGCCATCGCCCAGGCGCTCGCGGCGGATCTCCATCTTATTCACCATGCCGGACACAACGCGCACCGGGACAATCCCGCGGCGGTGATTGCCTGTCTGGCGCAGATTCTGGCAAGTTAA
- the menB gene encoding 1,4-dihydroxy-2-naphthoyl-CoA synthase, with amino-acid sequence MISLDEAMLYAPVEWHDCSEGYTDIRYHKSADGIAKITINRPQVRNAFRPLTVKEMIQALADARYDDNIGVIVLTGEGEKAFCAGGDQKVRGDYGGYQDDSGVHHLNVLDFQRQIRTCPKPVVAMVAGYSIGGGHVLHMMCDLTIAADNAIFGQTGPKVGSFDGGWGASYMARIVGQKKAREIWFLCRQYDAQQALDMGLVNTVVPLAELEKETVRWCREMLQNSPMALRCLKAALNADCDGQAGLQELAGNATMLFYMTEEGQEGRNAFNQKRQPDFSKFKRNP; translated from the coding sequence ATGATCTCTCTTGATGAAGCAATGCTCTATGCCCCCGTTGAATGGCACGATTGTTCCGAAGGCTACACCGATATCCGCTATCACAAATCGGCTGACGGCATTGCCAAAATCACCATCAATCGCCCGCAGGTGCGCAACGCCTTCCGCCCGCTGACCGTCAAGGAGATGATTCAGGCGCTGGCGGATGCGCGCTATGACGATAATATCGGCGTCATTGTGCTGACCGGTGAAGGCGAGAAAGCCTTCTGCGCCGGCGGTGACCAGAAAGTCCGTGGCGACTACGGCGGCTATCAGGACGACTCCGGCGTTCACCACCTTAACGTACTCGACTTCCAGCGCCAGATCCGTACCTGCCCGAAACCGGTGGTGGCGATGGTGGCCGGCTACTCTATCGGCGGCGGCCACGTGCTGCACATGATGTGCGATCTGACCATTGCGGCGGATAATGCCATCTTCGGCCAGACCGGACCGAAAGTCGGCTCTTTCGATGGCGGCTGGGGCGCTTCCTATATGGCGCGGATCGTCGGGCAGAAAAAAGCGCGCGAAATCTGGTTCCTGTGCCGTCAGTACGACGCCCAGCAGGCGCTGGATATGGGGCTGGTGAACACCGTGGTCCCGTTGGCAGAACTGGAAAAAGAGACCGTGCGCTGGTGTCGTGAAATGCTGCAAAACAGCCCGATGGCGCTGCGTTGCCTGAAAGCGGCGCTGAACGCCGACTGCGATGGCCAGGCCGGGCTGCAGGAGCTGGCGGGTAACGCCACCATGCTGTTCTACATGACGGAAGAAGGGCAGGAAGGACGTAACGCCTTCAACCAGAAACGTCAGCCAGACTTCAGCAAATTTAAACGGAATCCATAA